The following coding sequences lie in one Vanacampus margaritifer isolate UIUO_Vmar chromosome 16, RoL_Vmar_1.0, whole genome shotgun sequence genomic window:
- the LOC144036250 gene encoding putative fibroblast growth factor 1, with protein MSGEGSESASQRGSPVRMSERDVMSLPSNSPDDLSRHESGALTRLYCLNGGYHLRILPDGSVNGGLLDNDPYDILRLQATNVGVVLVKGENTKRYLAMNTKGRLYGSLTLNDECYFLEKCEENHYNTYRSQKYKWYVAIKKNGKAKLGPKAQLSQKTVFFLPRSADGRYGASLDGPPSFCFYHTN; from the exons ATGAGCGGAGAAGGCAGTGAGTCTGCGTCACAACGTGGAAGCCCTGTGAGGATGTCTGAAAGAGACGTGATGTCGCTTCCGAGCAACTCGCCGGACGACTTGTCCCGGCATGAGTCTGGCGCGCTAACCCGGCTGTACTGCCTCAACGGGGGCTACCACTTGAGGATTTTGCCCGATGGGAGTGTCAATGGTGGCCTGCTGGACAATGACCCCTATG ACATCTTGAGGCTGCAGGCTACAAACGTGGGCGTGGTCTTGGTGAAGGGTGAGAACACCAAAAGATACCTGGCCATGAACACCAAAGGACGCCTCTATGGATCA CTGACGCTCAACGATGAGTGTTACTTTCTGGAGAAATGCGAGGAGAACCACTACAACACGTATCGCTCGCAGAAGTACAAGTGGTACGTGGCGATTAAGAAGAACGGGAAAGCCAAACTGGGCCCCAAGGCCCAACTCAGTCAGAAGACTGTCTTTTTCCTGCCCAGGTCGGCGGACGGCCGTTATGGCGCCAGCCTAGATGGACCGCCttccttttgtttttaccaCACCAACTAA